One Watersipora subatra chromosome 4, tzWatSuba1.1, whole genome shotgun sequence genomic window carries:
- the LOC137393410 gene encoding alpha/beta-tubulin-N-acetyltransferase 9-like, producing MKTNENHSLRLSKCVLVPYRPKHVLKYHEWMKSEELQELTASEPLTLEQEYEMQKSWSEDDKKCTFIILDGSKLASDFGNEVDTMVGDVNLFFNDVDCSTSAEIEIMVAEADTRGKGIGKEATLAMMQYGIATLGVTIFTAKIGYNNKLSLALFHRLHFKEVSRSEAFQEVTLELVVTESVKSFIGSSLQEYLVSAYSE from the exons ATGAAAACCAATGAGAACCACTCTCTAAGGTTGTCCAAGTGTGTCTTGGTTCCATACCGTCCCAAGCACGTTCTCAA ATACCATGAATGGATGAAATCTGAAGAGCTCCAAGAATTAACCGCCTCTGAACCACTGACACTAGAGCAAGAGTATGAAATGCAGAAATCATGGAGCGAGGATGATAAAA AATGCACTTTTATAATCTTGGATGGATCTAAGCTCGCCAGTGACTTTGGCAATGAGGTGGATACAATGGTAGGGGACGTCAACCTTTTCTTCAATGATGTAGACTGTAGCACGAGTGCAGAGATAGAGATCATGGTTGCTG AAGCAGACACGAGAGGTAAAGGTATAGGCAAGGAAGCAACACTGGCTATGATGCAGTACGGAATAGCTACACTCGGTGTAACCATCTTTACAGCTAAGATCGGATACAACAACAAGCTCAGTCTCGCATTATTTCATCGACTTCATTTCAAGGAG gtcaGCCGGAGTGAGGCATTCCAGGAAGTTACACTAGAGCTGGTTGTAACCGAAAGCGTAAAATCATTCATTGGTTCATCTCTACAGGAGTACTTGGTTTCTGCTTATTCAGAATAA
- the LOC137395152 gene encoding dystrobrevin beta-like, translating into MEFPRIDDEHNLIARYAATLLSYETTSSDRDQQQNLANSLTSSSDSFQLTTEFKDHQNLINELEASNRQIMEEIQHLRQAKDGSFSNSNLIFELQMLKQHKGELEGRMNKLQDGRRDLIEQLEGLMGLLKSRDGAKNSQHSSPLHKVASLHHRELGHSPRHDKMYANGSASASPKLTPQHSISSTSSSVYSSRTKRQFSELFTAADAINDALSHLVNHVTTDEDTDSSPCAAFPTSHSDFDTVEY; encoded by the coding sequence ATGGAGTTTCCACGGATTGATGATGAACATAATTTAATAGCGAGATACGCTGCCACGCTACTTAGCTATGAAACTACTTCTTCAGATCGAGACCAGCAGCAAAATCTTGCAAATTCTCTCACCAGCAGCAGTGACTCCTTTCAATTGACCACCGAGTTCAAAGATCACCAAAACCTCATCAATGAATTGGAAGCAAGTAACAGGCAGATAATGGAGGAAATACAGCATCTACGACAAGCAAAAGATGGATCATTTTCAAATTCCAATTTGATATTTGAATTACAAATGTTAAAGCAGCACAAAGGAGAGCTTGAAGGTCGGATGAATAAGCTTCAAGATGGTCGCCGTGACCTTATAGAACAATTGGAAGGACTAATGGGATTACTCAAGTCTCGAGATGGTGCAAAAAATAGCCAGCACTCATCTCCACTACACAAAGTGGCTTCTTTGCATCATAGAGAACTAGGTCACAGTCCACGGCATGACAAGATGTATGCTAATGGATCAGCAAGTGCCTCACCAAAGTTAACACCTCAGCATTCTATATCATCCACTTCCTCTTCTGTATACAGCAGTCGAACAAAGAGACAGTTCAGTGAGTTGTTTACTGCTGCCGATGCTATCAACGACGCGTTGTCACACCTGGTAAATCATGTGACTACAGATGAAGACACGGACAGCAGCCCATGTGCTGCTTTTCCCACAAGCCACTCTGATTTTGATACAGTTGAGTACTGA